One Peromyscus leucopus breed LL Stock chromosome 2, UCI_PerLeu_2.1, whole genome shotgun sequence DNA window includes the following coding sequences:
- the Sit1 gene encoding signaling threshold-regulating transmembrane adapter 1, with protein sequence MMDPTLTSAAGRSGDVNCTGHLLALGIPSITFAWGLWALLGAVTVLFLISLAALLSQWATRRSRSQEGQGRSGESVEEIPLYGNLHYLQTGRLSQEPRPEQQDPSSGGPARVSQLAEEKGREGNGDRSRGSREHPTASPLQATEEGMCYTSLQLRPAQGRIPSSGTPIKYCEVVLDSEPKPQAPGPEPELYASVCAQTRRARASFPDQAYANSQPAPS encoded by the exons ATGATGGACCCGACTCTCACATCAGCAGCAGGCAGGAGCGGAGATGTCAACTGCACGGGTCATCTACTAGCATTGG GGATTCCCTCCATAACCTTTGCGTGGGGACTGTGGGCCCTCTTAGGGGCTGTGACAGTGCTCTTTCTTATTTCACTGGCTGCACTCTTGTCCCAGTGGGCCACGCGTCGGAGCAGGAGCCAGGAGGGACAGGGACG CTCTGGAGAGTCCGTGGAAGAAATCCCCCTGTATGGGAACCTGCACTATTTACAGACAG GACGACTGTCTCAAGAGCCAAGGCCAGAACAGCAGGACCCATCCTCTGGAGGCCCTGCCAGGGTGAGTCAGCTGGCcgaagaaaaggggagggaaggaaatgggGACCGATCCCGAGGGTCCAGAGAACATCCAACAGCCTCGCCTCTCCAGGCTACAGAGGAAGGGATGTGCTACACTAGCCTGCAGCTGCGACCTGCTCAGGGTCGGATCCCCAGCTCTGGGACCCCCATAAAGTACTGTGAGGTGGTGCTGGACTCTGAGCCAAAGCCCCAGGCCCCGGGCCCTGAGCCGGAACTCTATGCCTCGGTGTGTGCCCAGACACGCCGAGCTCGGGCTTCCTTCCCAGATCAGGCCTATGCCAACAGTCAGCCTGCACCCAGCTGA